The sequence AATGATTCGTGCCtgattcttcgaatttcctgccTGTCGAAGTTGCAACTAGACGGTTTGGAGCAGTTGACGATTTGTTTCTCCATTATATTCAGAAGTCGTGCCATGTTGATATTGTTATCACAGTTCATGAATACGGCGCCGATTCCATGACCTCCGCAGTGTTCGGGCaggatgattttggcaatgagTTCTAAAACGAGCATAGATTTACCGCAGTTTGACTCGCCGAATATTTCCACCATCTCGCCTTTCGATGGTCCCCCGTCGGGGAACAAATTCGGGTCCAGACATGTCACGCTGGACGACAATCGTGACGATAGACGGTGAAGGATTTGCACTCCTGTTTCCACTTCGCACATTTTTAATTCAGCGTGGACTGTAACGATTATATTTAAACGACAACCTAAAACTAATTCAATTATTGATATGAGTAATACCAATCAGTAGAGCTAATCTCATCTCAGACTAATGTGCATTTATTTACCAACTGAATAAGCGGGAATGGCAGATCCTGCTTAATCACGTATTACGAATACctataaaaatgaaatcatgtgtgtgtgtgtgaactATCGGTTTTGTTTGTAAACAGACGGGAACATGGTTGTGCacataatgatttttttttcatcccaGTGCAGAATTCAGCAATCACAAAAAACACCAAAGAACaacaaaactaataaatttCAGCACTCTTGAGATACGGCAATCTGTGTCTGCCTCCAAATGACACACCCATCGCCCATAGTGGTAAAGGCAGATTGATAAAAGTATTTACGGCAAGTTTCAACAAAGCGGGATGTCCTGAGACCTTAGTAGATACATTCACGCATACTGGAAAAGATCTCCCTGTCGATAATATtcaacatcaaaaatcaataagTTCATAATAAAAGATTTACGTATCAATAATGTTGCCCTAAAATGTTCACTGACCAAACTTTATTATCAAACAAATTCCATTATATGGCATACAAATTTTGCTAATTCATTTTGCTAAATAGCCCTGAAGTAGCACATGGACTAGTGATCTGCAGTAGCTTTATACATCACGATGATCTCCATAAGTTGTGCACCTGAAACATAAGATTGTTTGCAATATTTAAGAAAAACATAAAGCTGGATTAATTTTCTTGCAAAATACCGTTTGGGACCGAAATTCGCCCACTtcgtgagatatcaataaattaaaaagcaTTTGATGGCATTAATTTATAAATCATTTTAATTATCCTGATCTTATACTTCTTGATAGCTTGATAGTAAGCTTTTTGGCGATTGAAATGAAAAGTAggctctgaaattaaaataacacattaaaaaaaaacaaatcgccacccagcAAACGCGAAGTTTCAGGTGCCATTTGTTCTTGTGTTGGACATTATTGTACCGAAAGTGACTGTgtttaaattgaaaatccaattaACAAAGTACGATCGGCAACATAGAAAACAATAGGGATTGCTTCTCAAAGTGCGTATTTACCTATTTACAGCTTTAATCATATCAATCAGTCagctttaatttaaatatttagttagaaAATTAGCTATCGTCCTCGTGCGCTTGTATCAATGACAAAGGTTCTATTTCAATTGTATTTTCTagagactttttcatatactgaaGTGCTTACGTGTACGCGTTTTGATGCACCACGGTTGCATCGTTTCACTAATGTACCGAAAACCATCTCTTTCTCTTATACAATCGTCAAAAACCAATCGGAAACCTCAAAATGTTCCCCGATGATTCAAGTATTTCATTTGAATCATGCATGATTTTTagtagtagcaacgagagtcggactaacaatccttcccttcctatatgaccgtaaggacgtggccggcgccgttattgactttagatatttgagctcccgaaacgtgtacattgagaatgggtagctagtcccaagtcccatttattgtgttctctgtacaatttcacaagttctagtcaatcacggagtagcaaccttgaattgtgcggtcataatgctcatgctcatgaatcatgattttttggaaaatgtgtCAGGCGTGAATCATGCATGATTTTTTGGAAGATGGGTCTCGTTCGATTTAAATCATCATTTAGGATTTAGATTTCTATTTTCAAcataaaagtcgagtcaagtacgagacactgaaaacggccttactgttgaggtcgaaatacgtatctgtcaagatacaattaagtggtggaatttcaatgggattgtacaaactcgtcttatgacaagtgaagacattccactaaaaagctcaaaataattttaataaacaaCAACCAAAACTAAGCGGAAAAATCTTTGCAATGAATGTTCGTTACTGCAATGtctatttaaatttatttcaataagTCTGAATTATGGTGATGAAAATCGTTTCCTGTACTCAAGAAGATTTCGTTAATCCTCCGTGACTCAATCAGTCAATTCGCATTCATCCTAACTAGTGATTAGAAAACCCAGTGGACCGTTGTCTCCGTCTTCAACCTTAATCTGCACTCCCAAGCTGGTTGAATCTGAAACGCTATCGTCCATCACGTCGTCCATTTCATCCCCTTCAAACTGCTTCCGCTTGGCAACACGAGGCAACGCATAGTGGAAGGTATCACAGTGCCGTGTGAAACTCCAAACGTGCCACCGACCATTGCCGTCTACCTTCAATGTAATCCTCCGTTCGTTTCCCTCCGAGGCGCAAATTGGGCACGCAACGGCTGCTCGTAAATTATTGTCCTTATCCGACGTTGGAAGCCACTGTACGTCCAAATGGTCTAGCTTCTCTATAAACCGGTCGAATTCGGGATCTTGAATCTGCCTGAAGCAAATAAAATTATCGTTATCGATGGCAATGAAACGAAAGAAAATCACAAAACTTACTGTGCCAAATAAACGCTTTTGAGTTTTTGTACCAAGTTGAAAACGTATGTTTCGGCTAGTGTCTGGTCAAGAACAACGGACTTGTGCATAGTCATAACACTGCCTTGAGCCACGTGAGACTTTGTAAACTTCAGAAATGAATCTACACCCCTCATCTTTACATGTTCTGCCAGCCCTAACAAGCACAATATCTCACCCTCCAAAAATCGAAACTCTTTCGGTTTAGTCGCCCATCGTGTACCATAGATGTCTCGAATTAGTGGTACCTTATTTCCTGTTGACTTGGCACACTTTTCCACCAAATGATCCGCCATAGCACGCATGTCGTTCTCGATTGTCATTATCGATTCCCGCGTCAGCAGCTTCAACGACTGATTGCAAAGGCATTGAATCCGAAGGATGTTTTGTAAGTGGACCTGCACCTCACCAAATTCATGCTGTAAACACTTCCAGAAATACTCCTAAAATGAAATCAAGTTTTAGGGTGAAATAACTAATGTCTGCCTTTGGTCGAATAGCGAAATATAACTTACGTGATCCATGAAAGTTGTTAAACGAACTACAATATTGGTTATCTGGGTAACAAGGgtgatattttcaaaaatatgcccagctttcaatttgtttattcagttCAGCTCCAAAGCTATGACAGCTGCACTTTGTGTTCGCAGTGCTCTCTCACTCATCTGAATGTGCCAGAAGTGCGCTGTGTGCCTGCCTCTCAGTGGTGGTAGTGTGGAGCAAATTATTTAAGAGTACCTACTAGCATTTCATACGCGCATTTACAAACCAATGCTGAGGGTAACAAATATGCTCATGTGTGCCAAAAGCAATCCTTGGGGAATTCATCCATATTGCGAGGTAGAAATTATTCTTATTGGATTTTTAGGAAAATTGTGAATATACATATTGCAATACTGCATACAAAGTATGACGGATTGGCATAATAAAATCATATCCTAGATGCAACCAagtgaatgcatcgaacagcacgAAGAGCATGAAAGCATTTGCTGAGAAGCCCATGTGCGAGAAACAAACGCTGCGATGTAGTGTGTGCTTGTGGCACGCGAGTAGTGTAGGAAGAATGGTGTTGATTGCATCAAAGATTAGATAACCGTAATGTTTTAgaactattttgaataaaatttaaagGAGATTATTATGACGCAATCAATGCAAGACATTCCTACATGAACTGGCattcaaatattgaaatattattAAATTACCCAACGTGGAATAAATCCTCACAAAATATTCGTTTGCCTAATGATTCTTTATTAAATGCTTCACAATGCCAACATCTGGCAATTTAAGTGATGAAAGAATATTCTCTCAAACAGCAATAAATGGGATTCGATAAAAATATGACGCATTTCGCTCACAATCCTTCCTGATTGGAAAAAACAACGTTAACGATTAACCAATCAGCAAACTAAAATACATGGCCACTAGATAAAATTCAGTTCCAGTATTTTGACTATCTTTCTTGCCAATTGACATCATGGAGTTCTCCATAGAATGCAAATCAATAAATTCAATCAGATGTCGAAAAATACGTCTTGCTCGGCATCCTAAAAACAAACCATAAGACGTCGTTTGGCGGTGATAGTTCGTTTTGGTAATGGTATTCGATGGCTTTCTCGTAAATTCGGTGTACGATATAGGCGAACATTTTAATGTTGAACTACTGGATGCAAATACCGACGTAAATCTTTCCAGGGACTTGAatctatttttgaaaaacacaAATGGTACTATTTGGACCATCCCCTCATTTACTTTTTCTCGCCACTTGTGCATAACTTAAAAAGATAGTAAGAGGAAGATAGCACAAACTCGCATAGCTTATGCTTACTTCGGATCGCAGACAATCAGATACAGGAGTTATATTAATAAGATTAATACGGACTAAGTAAAtgttttctgcagatttgtTTTCTTGTTTCCTGACTTCATTAGAAACCATCCGTTGACaacggagatgttccggattttgtcgagaatatgcaaaaatacaatttttacaCAGGCTGCTGTTGTTTgtgatgtgattttttttattttgtcgagaatatgcaaaaatacaatttttacaCAGGCTGCTGTTGTTTGTGaggtaaaatttttaattttagaacTAGAACTAATTTGCTGGCCAATACTGGCATCCACCTCTAGCGGTCATACGTGTTGTTTTAAAGCAAGAacatactgagggtggctgagttcgattcctggtCGACCCAGGAAATGTTAGGGTTGAAAGTTATCTTGACTTCTCTGGGTAGAAAATCATCATGACACATGATTATGTCCACACATGGGTTATTACAACTACGTGGATTTCGAGGTTATCGTGGATTCgacgcggatttacataacgattttagggtttCGATTTTAGGGTAGCGGATTTCTTTTCTGATTATAAAACCGGTCCACCACAGTTTTATTGATTATCTGCGAATTAAAATCTTTTTTCTCAAGTATTGATAAAAACATCAGGGTGCATTTTGAGGTGCATATTAGTTTTAATCATCATACTTATGTTATTATGTTTATACTCCCTTCCGTCTTCTAACATCATCTTTTCAGGATTCAAGAAATCTATTTCAATTGAAGGAAAACCTATTTGCTGATTTTATCAAAGATATTCCTCGAAGCACTATTGGTTTTCCCATCTCTGATGACAACAGTTAATCAAAAAACGAACTGATATTGAAGAAAGGATCTTGTGGTCAAACCAGGTCAAACGATTTGAAatttggtgagaaaattccattatatttattattaacgTATATTGAAACTAAATGACTATATATTCAAAACAAACTATCAGGGCACCCAATTGAAGCGAtgtggataggaagagtggaatcgccaacttcctatttttaacatttcgtggataaagggcgggctcttctccccatctattgggtcaatctgggaaacgggGGCTAGGCtttattattgtatgtacgaactttcttctggaaggagattctctattcatcccgtggattcgcataagtgtctctgcttatggaaccacccaacccatttttggcccttcatacaggagtttgatgaaatacaaacaataatataatcatgatcaaatcgtttgtcagatatggccagtgctatcggcaggtgccttgctacaatagatggtagtatcatcatcatcatcatcgatttTAGGGtagcggatttgattttaggcGAAAATAATGCTAGAATTGAGggcttttatttaaaaattagttTCATTAGCAAATGTTGATGAGACCAAAATTTACGTTTGAATGctattatcattattttttagGATATGTCCAATCTCTTATTGAATGGTATGCATTACACTCATAaagcattttttaaacaaatgttatgaggagagggATACCactttttctcatttttaatccattctGAAACATGACGCACACAATGATTGTCTATTGAAGGGCATGAACACCCATCTTCATCTTGTCAAATTCTTTGTGATTCCGAGGTATTtgttattgtcggcgtagcaccaacttagaattcggaagtcgggacttccgaaccgaactttcttccgaagttttatctgtcaaactaattgatgcgttgttaaGCGCATCTTTCAACAAAtctagcgcactacttccgaagttgcctgtatctggagaaaagtccaacttcggtataaaaagcgttctaactttgttccggatagacaatagcATTCTGATTGATTATTTCTTTTACGATGAACCACTGATGAATATCATACcacttttcaaaagtttttttcacAAATAACGGAATATTTTTTGCTGGAGTAGGTACACGCAAATTATTCtgctaaatttaaaaaaaaatccatttccctcggatatgtgatcttAATGCGATTAGCACTGAGATgacaaccaaagacatatcctgtcatGGTGGTATCATATGTTggctatttttgtttggtgccgcgtcacatatttggacaaaagatattttagttaccagataaagattgtcgcttcggttccctttgttctgctgtccggaacatgtgtggtacttaactgtcaaatcgtatgtatttttccttcattgacatctAGAtctcctatcctcgccagcaaaagatattccggacagcgacgactggtaactaaaatatcttttgcattGACGCACTGACCTTCCGCATGTGATCCACaggacatcgtgtcttggagccttgaatggtagcgTAGTCAGGCCAGgatgaccatatggtatcctaaaggaggacatgtcctccttttttaataaaattcggatgtcctccttttgcgctgAAACGTCCTCCTTTTTGTATATTTGAGGAAACAATTAAAATTGCTAGATATAAATTTTTGGAGAGTTTTTTCTTGTTATTGCTGAAAAATTACAACAGAGAACCAATTGCAAATGAAATGTACGGCTGCAAATATACATTTACGTTTAATTCCTTTCCAATTCGAGCATTTCGAGCATTTCGATAAAAATCAATATAAATTAGATGAGTGTATTAgaagcagagatgcatcctgaacagaacatgagccaagagcgtgccttggtgttcttagttttgaactctgaacactgttcagtgtgcactgggttagcaagcaaaacgatcatggtaacaaAGATTTCTTAGATTTGGagctatgcaaaaacatacgagcatgcttgatttccaTCCGTTAGATgtccacgtgttccattacctGCCGAAACatgtgtagcatgccgtcgcttgaatttgttttcctaggatacaagttgctgaGTTAGGTCAGTGCTCATGAACAGTGTGCTGTGTTcaaaacgttttgaacacgagcacgcgttctcgtgttcaggtGCATCTCTGATTAGAATATGTCAAAAGAAGGTTTTGAAATAATTGTTCAATAATTTCACGAAATCGTGAGTAATGCTATTAATAAACTGATTCAAATGCTTCTCAAGGATTGCTGCGAGAAAGTATACATTGAATCATTTTCGATCGTAACACATGGTACGTTTCCCCAAAATAGTctagaaaaatctaaaaatggtcacctgtcataagtccagtttagtactattccatttaatatATAAATGGAATGTTGCTGAATTCGTCCCATtacaggtgaagacattccactaaactgcttatgatcgcatatttgaaacaatggACAAATGTAGGCATGATAGAAATGGAGGGATAATGTTGGTGATACTGATAAGAATGAAAACtttaataattttctaaaaaataccagaaattatataaaaactttttccagTAGAATTCCTTGGTATACATTACTTGGTATTTGGATACAGATTAATTTCGTAAATTTTTGATCGATTTTCAAGGCATACAGGCGATAACATCGTCCAGTGTCACTTTgctcaatgttacaaaacaacttggtagtttcCCAATCAGGAGAGAATAACAATATTGTGTTACAGAGCTCAACAGTTTTTCTATCATAGGCTGTTAAAAACTTGGTTTAGGATGTtcttaaaataacaaaattttctaacaaaacattGAAACATAACTAAtgcagttataattttgttaagaaaaaatgtgataataatttatcATTATATCAACAGTTGTTATAAATTTATATCAACAGTTGTTATAAATAACTGATGTTGTTACAGTAATGCTATAATCTTGTTTTGCCTTCCTAGTCGAGTTTTTGAAGTTTTTCAGAACAAACCTTTTGATTTCATCTGGCCAGCTAAAATAACCAACAATTTGATTCATAAGATTaactcaaaatcgaaaaaagtgcaaatgttacaaataccATGGGCagtaaaagagcttaataattttcctaaaaaaatggtGAAATAATTGATTCCAACagtcttcaaaaaatccttctcTAGGAGCTGCTgggatttaaaaaatgaaatcgAAACCAATCTTACTCCCGCAATTGATCTCAATCCTGGCAAGCATTGCTTTTCTATAAATCACAAGGGATGATTGAATCCagggcagtgttgtaaaatgtcatttgcattcgtttgtataattttcccagaacttttttcagaaggtagctatcaattcatgttgtatgacgaacttatagcggttaaatgggcctacaactttgtctaacgagactttgctgtaaatatgtaatctggggcgtgggaggcaaaatgtcattcaaatgacattatgtcaaatgacacgtgacattttggagagttttcactctccagcctttgatgttatacttagagcaatgtacccttggacaaaaatataaccctactcaagcgttatgagtacattcaaaattatggaagaaattttgcttctaaagaaagttatgaacaaattagtcaaatgacatgcagatgacattttacaagcctgatccAGGGATTCAATCCTTGTCCTCTTGGCTTATCTGTGAGAAATCTAGTCTTCTGTGTGATTTGAATGTCATTGTTGTTCTACATATGGCCTTGTCGAGTTGTAAGTTTGATACGTTTCTTCCACTTCATCTaatcttcattttttataaattattttttccttttcaaAATAGGCACAAGCCGCATCCACTTACTCCCAAATATTTAAGAAATTGGCCCTGGTGCTGTAGAACTTCTAGGCCAAATTCGACGGCTGATGATTTAAGCTTTATATAGAAGAATCTATAATCTCCAGCCAGTCAAAAACAAAAGCCCTTGAGCGAGTGCGGTGCTGAAAACAGCAATGTCGTTGAACAGTTTGGCAACATATCCCTGCACTAAAGACAGCTGTAAGCATCATCAACAGGACCCCATTTTTTAAAATACTCTGAAATTGTGTCGAACTTACCATTGCTATTCCTCATGATTTctttattatgaaataaattaaatttatcaaaatatgtaaataatatCTTTATTATCTGGATGGTTTACTTGAGCGTTTCTATTTTTGATACAAACGAAAGACTTTCTAGACTTTTTGATACTTCAAGTCGGTTTGGCATTTATTCTAAGACTGTACGGCCATAAAAAGAAAAGCAGGTTTAACTATTGGTTGGACCCTTCGTAAGATCCGTTTAGGTTCATCGATATCAATCTGTTGAATCTATATTTTTCTATATCGATCTGTTGAATCTTTATTTTCCAATGTATTGTGAAATCCACATAAATTATGATAcctattcaaatgttgtaaGATGAAACCTTAATTGGAGAATTTCTGTAGATGTATAAATATAACCAAATTCAACGTAGCATTTTCGAAACTGCTATTGGATTATTGATTAGAACAAGCTAATGAAAGCTCTTTGTTGTTGATCaggcattattaaattttatccAGAGATTAAAGGTTGAGAAGCACGCTGTTTCACCTTTAAAACCTGTTTCTTTTCTTAGATTGACAGGAACACAAACGCAGAGATTGAATCCCTATGATTAAATCCCAGAATCAATCTTGCATGCTGAGATTTATAAAAATTGAGATttgtaaaaatcacaaaaataaggatGAACTCAATGCATGCTGTGTTAAATCTGAGAATAGAATGATGCTCTTGAAACACTGGATTCCAATAGTGAATCAAAGTTAACTGCCTATTCTCCATTCAACGTGGACTATATTTAGAAGCTCATTGTGTATATTTACAGTATGTGGAAtatttgttttagaaaatgtGTTGGAGGAAATATGAGACTCAAACTTATGACCCCATTGCAAAAACGGGTGCAAAAATATATTCCATACTCAACAATATTCTCTAATCAAACATAGAGTTCCAAATTTACATTAAACGAAAAATTAATTGTAATATTTTTTGGATTCATCATTCTATATTCATCTAAAAACAACACCCTGAAAAGCTTCAAAATCGTCATGAAAATCTCTGCAGTTATATCCAGCCTGAAAACATTTGAATTTCTACAAACAACTATTAAAAGACTCGTGGTCTTGGTGTTAGCCGTCTAGGTGCATTCGCATGCCATGAACTTGTTGGTATTCAAATAATAATCTCCACTGGTCTACTAGGTGTTTTAAGTAATATACAATCAGTTGTCTATTGCTCAACGTTGCGATGGTTAAATCATACAAAAATTAtcatattttagtttttcttgcTAAAATTCTGTACAATGCTAAA comes from Armigeres subalbatus isolate Guangzhou_Male chromosome 2, GZ_Asu_2, whole genome shotgun sequence and encodes:
- the LOC134215505 gene encoding uncharacterized protein LOC134215505 — protein: MDHEYFWKCLQHEFGEVQVHLQNILRIQCLCNQSLKLLTRESIMTIENDMRAMADHLVEKCAKSTGNKVPLIRDIYGTRWATKPKEFRFLEGEILCLLGLAEHVKMRGVDSFLKFTKSHVAQGSVMTMHKSVVLDQTLAETYVFNLVQKLKSVYLAQQIQDPEFDRFIEKLDHLDVQWLPTSDKDNNLRAAVACPICASEGNERRITLKVDGNGRWHVWSFTRHCDTFHYALPRVAKRKQFEGDEMDDVMDDSVSDSTSLGVQIKVEDGDNGPLGFLITS